TTGCGGGGCATGGCGCCGACGAGCAGGCCATAGTTCGCGCCCTCGAACGCCCGGTTCGGGTCGTCGGTGCGGACGATGTCGGTGAGGAGCGGGAAGGCGCAGTCCTCCAGCTCCATGCGCACACCCTCCAGCGCACCGAGCGCCGGGGGGATCTCCAGCAGCTGCAGCACCACCGGCTGGTCGGCGCCCAGCATGCGCCCGCTGGCGATCCGGAAGAGGAGCGCATAGCCGATCTGGCCAGCAGCTCCGGTGACGGCGACGCGGACGGGATCCTTCATGAGCGGACAGTACAGCGCGGCTCTCATAGGCTCCCACTCGTGGTGGGCACGTCGTTCGTCGGGCGGGAACTGGGCCGCTATCGCATCGTCTCGGTGGTCGGCTCGGGCGGTTTCGCCACCGTCTACCGGGCCGTCGACACCGGTCTCGAGCGCACGGTGGCGCTCAAGGTGGTCGACCCCGCGGCCCATCACAACCCCACCGTCGCCCGGCGCTTCCTGCGCGAGGGGCAGGCCGTCGCCAGCCTCGACCACCCGGCCGTCGTGCCCGTCTACGACGCCGGCGAGGACGACGGCGTGCTGTGGCTGGCGATGCGGCTGATCGAGGGCAGCTCGCTCGACGACTCCCTGCGGACGGGACGCCGGCTGACGTCCGACCAGATCGTCGCCGTGACGGCCCGCATCGGCGGGGCGCTCGACCACGCCCACGGCCAGGAGCTGGTGCACCGCGACGTCAAGCCGTCGAACATCCTGCTGGAGGACAACGACCCTCGCCGGGCGTGGCTGGTCGACTTCGGCATCGCCGCCACGGCCCGCACGATGGGCCAGTACACGACCGGGGCGTTGGGGACCGCGGCGTACATGGCGCCCGAGCAGGCGCGGCCGGGGCAAGGCGGCGGCCGAGGACCCGGGGCGCCGGCCGACTTCTACTCGCTGGCCTGCGTCGCCTTCGAGATGATCACCGGCGGCCGGCCGTACCCGGGCGAGGACTACGTGCCGCTCCTGATGGCCCACGTCAACGCCCCGATCCCCCGCTGCGGCCACCCGGGCGTCGACGCCCTGATGGCCCGGGCGCTCGCCAAGGACCCGGCCCAGCGGCCGGCGACGGGCGCCGACCTGGCCCGCGACCTGCGCCAGGCCTTCACCGAAGGCACCGGCACCACCGCGCTCATTCCCTTCCCCGTCGACGCCCCGACCCAGCCCCACCGCCCCGGCGACACCCACACCGTCGTCGCCGGGGTGGCGCCCGGGCCGCCGCCGACCGTCGCTGATCCCCGGCACGACACGCTCATGCACCCGGAGGTCCATCGCCCGCCGCCGCCGGCCTCGCCCTACCCGGCAGCGGCCGCCCGACCTGCGCAGCCCGCCCGGTCGGGGGCGCGTCGGGGGCAGGTCGCCCTCGTGGCGGGGGTCGCGGCGCTGGTGGTCGCCGCCGTGGCGACCTACCTGGCGCTCCCCCGCTCCGACGGCACCGTCGAGGTCACCGACACCCAGGGCATCTCCTACCGCATCCCCGACGCCTGGGGGCGCACGCAGGAGAAGCCGGTCACCGAGTACTCCGTCGACGGCACCGTGGTCGCCACTGTCGCCAACTTCGAGACGAACGACGCCGCGGCGGCTGACCTGCTCCAGGAGGCCTCGACCTGCGACGCGCCACCCGCGGCCCGCAGCGTCGACGGCTCCGGCAACGCGGCCGCCTGCACCAACCCCACCGGCGACGTCGCCGTGGCGGTCGGCGCCGTGCGCAACCGGCAGTTCTGGGTGGTCACGGTCCACCCCGCCGTGCCGGCCGATCAGCGGGAGGCGTTCCTCGACAGCCTCCGGCTGACCGACCCCACGACGTGACCGCTACAGCTGCAGCGCCTTGAGCTCGAAGAACTCGTCGAGCCCGTGGGGACCGAGCTCCCGCCCGTAGCCCGACTGCTTGTAGCCACCGAACGGCGCCTGCACGTTGAACCCGCCGCCGTTGATCTCCACCTGACCGGTGCGGATCCGGCGGGCGACGGCCTTGGCGTGCTCCTGGTCGCCTGACCACACGCCGCCGGCGAGGCCGTACGGCGAGTCGTTGGCGATGCGGACGGCGTCGTCCTCGTCGTCGAAGGGGATGATCGTCAGCACCGGGCCGAAGATCTCCTCCTGGGCGATGGTCATCGAGTTGTCGGCGGT
The Acidimicrobiales bacterium DNA segment above includes these coding regions:
- a CDS encoding serine/threonine-protein kinase; translated protein: MVGTSFVGRELGRYRIVSVVGSGGFATVYRAVDTGLERTVALKVVDPAAHHNPTVARRFLREGQAVASLDHPAVVPVYDAGEDDGVLWLAMRLIEGSSLDDSLRTGRRLTSDQIVAVTARIGGALDHAHGQELVHRDVKPSNILLEDNDPRRAWLVDFGIAATARTMGQYTTGALGTAAYMAPEQARPGQGGGRGPGAPADFYSLACVAFEMITGGRPYPGEDYVPLLMAHVNAPIPRCGHPGVDALMARALAKDPAQRPATGADLARDLRQAFTEGTGTTALIPFPVDAPTQPHRPGDTHTVVAGVAPGPPPTVADPRHDTLMHPEVHRPPPPASPYPAAAARPAQPARSGARRGQVALVAGVAALVVAAVATYLALPRSDGTVEVTDTQGISYRIPDAWGRTQEKPVTEYSVDGTVVATVANFETNDAAAADLLQEASTCDAPPAARSVDGSGNAAACTNPTGDVAVAVGAVRNRQFWVVTVHPAVPADQREAFLDSLRLTDPTT